The genomic region CACCATCAGGTTTTACATAATTATGATGAAAGACGAGGTTTGTAGTGAGAAAAGCCTATATAGATTAATAAGCAATTACCTAGGGAAGCAAAAGCATAGCTCTTGCACCCCGCCCCCTAAGGATCCTCGTGATGCCCTAAAAAATCTCGTCNNNNNNNNNNNNNNNNNNNNNNNNNNNNNNNNNNNNNNNNNNNNNNNNNNNNNNNNNNNNNNNNNNNNNNNNNNNNNNNNNNNNNNNNNNNNNNNNNNNNNNNNNNNNNNNNNNNNNNNNNNNNNNNNNNNNNNNNNNNNNNNNNNNNNNNNNNNNNNNNNNNNNNNNNNNNNNNNNNNNNNNNNNNNNNNNNNNNNNNNNNNNNNNNNNNNNNNNNNNNNNNNNNNNNNTTCCTACTTTGTTTGCATAAATTTAGCAAGAAAACAACCAAGATGGTCTACAATGTGTAATCAATTTTCTTATTGTCAAAGCATGTATTGTTTAGGATTTCCAAGCATCTCAAAAAATTACAGCAACACCAACAATAGTCAAATTTGTATCTTGTTTCCAAATCCGAGGAGCCAAGAAATGAAAAGATTATCCATGCTATGAAGATATCTCGAAAACTAAGAGCACATTTCAGTATATTCCACATAATTCTAGCAAATGAACAATCTAAATATAGGTGATTAGTACTTTCGTCCTGACCACAAGTTTGGCAAGCACCACTACCCTGCCATCCCCTATGCATCAGGGTATCTTTGATATGCATACTATTTTAATTTCATAATAGGCCGCATTTTTATCTTCAATGTCAACTTCACTTTTCATAGGAATTTACAAGAGAAATGTACATTAACAACAATGAGCTTCTTATACAAGTTTTTGACAGTAAAAACAACATTGTCAGTAAGAAACCACTTGATATGATGAGGGGCATACTTCAGAACAACTATCGTGTTTTTCATCGACACATCCCAAGATTTAGAATTCGTTAGCTTGGACTTAAACATCATGTATGAATTTGTCTCCcatatattttttcttcttctcaaaATCACCCCCTTCTATATTGTATGGTTTCCATAACCATTTTGAGAGCAAAGTATTATTCATTGTTTCTAAATTCTGAACACCCAACCCTCCCAAACCGTTAGGAAGACAAAAACCGTCTTCCAGTTAACACGATCATATTTTCATTTATCAACATCTTGTTGCCAAAGTAACCTAGCTCTAAAGAAGCCACTCCTTTTCCTCACACCCACATGCAAAGGATAAAATAACATCATGTATCTAGGGATGTTTTTCAAACATGACCGATCCATATTGTCCTTCCTCCAATAGCTAATAATCTTCCTTATCAAACCCCGCGCCTTTTTCTTAATTTTGTCTTCCACATTCTTCTAATCCTTTTATTAATCGTATTGCTGAATATTGGAATTTCTACATATCTCATTTGTAGACTGCCAATGTGGCAAATGAATATTGTCTTTATTGTACAATTTTATTCTTGACATCACCAAACATATAaagctcgctcttatgaaagttaattttAAGTCCAGCCATTTGTTCAAAACACACTTAAAATGAATTTTAAATTGTGTGTACTTTCATAACCATCTCTAAGTAGAAAAAGAATATCATCAATGCACTACAACATATTTATACCCCCTTCAGTGTATTCATCAATCAATCCCTTGACTATATCATCATACCTAGCATTGTGCAGCAACAGTGTCAAGGCATCACAACAAGATTAGAAAATTTAAAGGAGACAAGGAATCCCCTTGCCCGAGCCCTTTAAAAGTTTGGAGAAAAGGACCAATATCATTATTGGCTTTTATTCCCACATGACTATCTCTCATAAGTTTCATCTTCCAATCAATCCAAACATGAGAGAAACCTTTATATCTACGCATTTGACATacaaaatgccattttattttttCATATGGTTTTTCAAAATAAACTTTAAACTAAGAGCACTTTAGTTTTTTTAACGATGCATAGTATTCAACTCACGAAGAATTAGGACTCCCTGCATGATTGTCTTCCTTTCACAACAATAGTTGTATGGGTGAAATGACAAGATCAACCACCATAGTCAACCAATTCATCTAAACTTTAATGGGTTTAAAACTCACATTATGAAGTCAAATGGGGTTAAATTTTTAATCTATTTGACATCGTTGCACTTATGAATCAAGGTAATTAGGCCATAATTCAATCTAGCAATATAAAAATCTACTGTGTGAAAATCATCAATGATCCTCCCTTGAACCAAATCCCAAAAATGTCGGTAGAACTCAGATGCAGGAATGATGAGTTCTCCTATGCGGCCCCTGCGGTGGCGATGGTAGCGACGGATAAGGTTCCTCCGCACATTGTTATTGGTGTTGGACCTAGGAGGCGGTGTATGCATCGTCTGGATTTTTTTCAGATATGGGTGGATGCTTTACGCGACTTGGTGATGTCGTCGGGGTGATGGTCGACGCTCATGGTCTTTGGAGTATTTTCGGGTCCTCTTCGATGTTTTTTCTCCGAGGTGGCGACTTACTAAATCGTGACCATCGGTGTCTTCTGTCCACATCGATGACTTCTTCGCCGCTGCTTCTATAAGATCATAGGTTTAAACAAGTTTTCTCCACCAGGATGGAGGTCCAACAGCTGAAACGAGCTTTGCTCATGGCGCGCCCCTGAAACTGTTTTTAACCCTAGAAAACTTTTTTATACCATtcttcaaatacatgattaacaatttttatacacttgaacatttttcaaatatctGTTAAACATTTTCCAAATTCATGTTGAAACATTTTTTAATGATACAAAGCATTTTTGTAAACTATGCGGGCATTTTTTTACATTATATAACTTTTTGTAAAGtgtcacaaacatatttttgaaatgtgtgaatatattttatgtatttttttgaatggTATACAACTTTTTTCTAGTTACACAgacattttttacattgtatagcAATTTCAAAAAGCCTCACGTACATATTTTTGAAACACACGAACATTTTTGAAATATCACCTATTAACTAAATTGTTTTTTCGTAATAGTTGCACTTAGTTTTATGAAACtataaacaaaaaggaaaaaaaaggaagaataCGAACATAGCGCGTCATCATGTCGCCAGCCTAACGAAACACAATGTTTAATGGGCCGGCTCTGTAGGCGACGCGGTCTTGTGTCTAAAGCGGGACATAGACTCGGCCGTCACGCACACGCGGCGGCTCGTGCCGGCACACGCTGGCAGCTGGCTGACACGGCACACCGCGGCCGCTCCCGGTTAACGGCACCGGAGCTCCGGAAGCACCTTATCCGCTCCGAGCCAACCAACCAATCCTTGGGATTTTGCCGCTCCCGCTCGCTCCTCCCCGGCCGCGCCGCGCCTCGTCTCGCCGGCCCGGCGACCACAGGCAGGCAGTCCACGGCCAGGATGGCGGCGTGCCCCGCCGCGACCACGTACGCGCACGGCACTCCGCGCCCCCCCTCCCTCTCCCGCGGCTTGTCCTAACAGacgcgctcctctcctctcctctccttgggTGGGCATGCAGGGCTCGCGTGGGAGCAGCGCACGGAGGAGGCCTCTGGAGGAGAAGCGGGAGGAGCCCGAGCCTCCTCGCGCGCCTGGCCCGTGGCACGAGCACCACGGCGCGCGCCTCGGAGCTGCAGcaggcccccgcccccgccccggcCGCCGTCGTCCCGACCCACAAGGTCACCGTCCACGACCGGGAGCGCGGGGTCGTCCACCACTTCCTCGTGCCCCAGGTACGCATGCATGCTGCTGGGCTTGTTTAATTTCGCTCTCGCCTCCTCTCGCAgtggggctggggctggggctggggctgggcTGATCGGTGTGCCACGGCCGCTTGCAGGACCAGTACATTCTGCACACCGCGGAGGCGCAGGACATCACGCTCCCCTTCGCCTGCCGCCATGGTAGTATTACATGCTGAATTTTCCTTTAGTTGGTACCAAATCGTTTAACTAGTTCTCTTATCCCTCTGGCTAGCCTAGCCTATTCTCTTCATTAACTTCATACGATCCAGAGAAGCTACTGAACTAGGGAATTTGTGCTAATCAGGTTGCTGCACCAGCTGTGCTGTCAGGATAAAATCAGGGCAAATAAGACAGCCCGAAGCCCTTGGAATATCTGCCGACTTAAGAGAGCAGGTAAACCCACTTTGTTGTGCGTTATTGGGATCTTCATGTTCCTTACTGTCAAAAAGTTTGCGTGCGGTACTAGCACAATTATTGCCCCATGATCTGGTTAGCTATGTCGTTCGTTTGTGTACGCGCTACCGTGTTACTGTCAGATGATCCAGTTaagtttctctttttttttaactGATCCAGTTCAATTTTATCATTTGCATTGCATGGCGATCAGTGCAACTGTTGGACCAAGCTTTATGCGTCGCAGTAACCTATTGTTTTATTAAGAAAGTCTTGCATTTTTCTGGGTCTCAGTAGTTTGGAGAGGTTGTACCAAGACAACTGATGTAGAGACGAGTTGTGGTGAGCAGTGACTTGTTACTTGTTAGGATGGATCAAGGTCAACTTCAACTCTGCTACTCTAGAATTGCCAACTGCTTTCAGTTTATCACATGAATCGGATGCGCTATGTGTGCTTCCTCCTATACAGGACATATGCTACAGGCTTCGTGAATCATTATGATTCTACCTCTGCAAACTGAAATCCTACTGATGTTGCATTTGTACGGCTTCCTTTTCAGGGCTATGCTTTGTTATGTGTTGGCTACCCATCCTCTGATCTTGAAGTTGAAACGCAAGATGAAGATGAGGCAAGCAATTCTCTTATGAATTTTAAGAATTTTCTAGCTCAAATATGCTATAGGAACTAGTATGAAACATTCTTCTGAATTCTTCCGATGATTGCGCCGTTAACGATGCTCTGTCTCAATATGTAGGTATATTGGCTCCAGTTTGGAAGATACTTTGCGCGGGGGCCTGTTGTAAGTATAGCCAATTTTGCTTATTCGAGAAGAGCGGTCTCGTGTTATTGGCACCCCTCTCTCCTTAAATATGTGCATCTTTCGAACTTTGCTAAGATGAAATCGACCCGTCTTTCTATTTCAGGACAGAGATGATTACGCGCTCGAGCTTGCAATGGGAGACGAGTGAAACGTGCCTAACAGGTTGGAGCCATCACAAACTTGAGTCTCTGCAACCTCATCCAATTCTGACACTCTGTTTCCACTCTTTTCAGCGGTATGGTTTTTAAGCTGCGGTTTGTAGGTTATATAGAGTTGCAAAAAAGACTTGATTTGCAAgtggagaaagaaaagaaaagaaaagagaaaagacccCTCTGCTCAATGTTCTCTGTGTTTTTGCAAATTTGCTGTGCAAATATGCTTCTTGCAGAGATGCCATTCTTTTTGCTCCTCTGTATTCACAGTAGACGAAGAACGCTATGGACTGTATGTATGTAAAAAGCTGTGAACTTGTAGTACCTACTTATTTAGCACCTCAACTCAATCTTGAGTGCAACGAAAGGATGCTTCTGGCTGTGAAGTACGTTTTAGTTGGTGTTGATTATTATCATGTAGCTTCAGAGTGGTTGAATGCCTAGCCTGTAGGAATGTGGTCGACAACATACATTTCTAATGAGATCTCATTTCTAATGGTAGCGATAGGAGCACAAGTCAGAAGTTGTtaaatttaaaaaatatattttgagtgcGTTAACATGATATATGTCTAGCTAGCATGTATGAGATTGTCATCTACGGTGTTCATCCTTGGGTTTATATAATAGATACCGGTTTACATATGTAGCTTGCTTGGGGAAATCATGGTCGGCCTGCTTGGGGACGTACTCTCATCCCTTTCCAGTTTAATGAAATAAAAAACACGAGTAGGGCAAGTGCGAAAACTAAAAGGGAGCAACACTGTCGTGGTAATCTCACGTCAGATGTCAGGGGGTGGCTTATCGTGGGTGGAGCCATGAGGACGTCGCCGGGTTCCGGAAGCGAGAGTGAGCACGAGCTCGGTAGCACACGAGACGTACTCAGGTTCTGGGCtttccggagagataacacccttACTCCTGCTATGCTGACTGTGACCAAATGTATAAAatgttgctccttgagctgtgttgctagaggaggaagaagggtagaGCTACCTCTCTTCTCCTAGCTATGGTGGTGTGTGGGAATgaaggctgaaccctttgcatgggtgagccttggggggttttataggccaaccccccaggggtacaatggtaatacggccgggtgtaggacccggacgTCAGTGTCTAAGGTCGCCGGGTTCTCCGCCggttgctggggcccgccgctGGAGGGCCCCGCCGACTGCCGAGAATCCGgacgacaggtagggcccgccgcctgcgggccatgcTGATTGCCTTTCGCTGTAGCGCTGTCCTTGCTGACGAGGGTCGCGTCATGGACTGTGTGGCTACAGTCCCACGTCGTGCGGGTAGGTGACCGCCTGGTCAGTGCACACTATAGCCACGCTCTTCCGAGATTCAGGGGTAGCAGGCGGCACTGTAGCTACGCCCGGTCTTGTCGTTGTGGGTGAGTGCAGACTCCGAGGGGAAGGACGGGCAGGCCGCTGGAAGCTGGCCCGTTCCCCGACCCGTCTTCTGCGGTGCGCCGTCTTCTGGGAGCCGGCCTCGGGGCCTAGGCCGCCTTCTAAGGGCACGCCGTCTTCTGGAAGCCGGCCGCGTGGCCAGTTGGCTTGAGGGGCTGGGCCAGCCCCAGTGTCTTGAAATGTTAAGGGGTGCGGATGAGGCTACCCGGGGTctatccccccgacagtagtcgccgaagctggtgaggtgccaCGGCTCGACGCCGGAGTGCCTCAATAGTTTCCTCCCCCGAGAGATCCTGTGTCTTTGCTTCGTCCGGCTTGAAGAAGCCGCCTTCCAGGAGCCTGCCGAGGCAAAGCCGGCCGCCTGGTGGATTTGAATTGCCGTGGCGGGCGCCGGGTGGGACGCCTCTGGGTGGCGCGCTTGCCGCCCGTTGCACGCTCGCCACACGTCGCCAGCAGGAcaggccggcctgccagcccacgcgcgcgatgggacgccgccgcaggcccggg from Triticum aestivum cultivar Chinese Spring unplaced genomic scaffold, IWGSC CS RefSeq v2.1 scaffold4D_scf_2126, whole genome shotgun sequence harbors:
- the LOC123172062 gene encoding ferredoxin C 2, chloroplastic (The sequence of the model RefSeq protein was modified relative to this genomic sequence to represent the inferred CDS: added 116 bases not found in genome assembly), translated to MTLPIDEIELLPPPVLPQPYPLRANQPILGILPLPPPLPAGPATTGRQSTARMAACPAATTARVGAAHGGGLWRRSGRSPSLLARLARGTSTTARASELQQAPAPAPAAVVPTHKVTVHDRERGVVHHFLVPQDQYILHTAEAQDITLPFACRHGCCTSCAVRIKSGQIRQPEALGISADLREQGYALLCVGYPSSDLEVETQDEDEVYWLQFGRYFARGPVDRDDYALELAMGDE